The genomic segment ccccaatACTACATACATTTAATACAGTTATGGAATTTCTCTTTttccctaaataaaaaaaacaatcccaCCAAACTCAATGGAACTGGTTAACAGCAGGAATGAACTCAACCAGTGCATACAATCAGGCAGTCAGCAGGAAACTTGTTTGAGGTGTTTAAGGTAAGTGTAATTAGTCTCTCTCTAACCTCTAATCTCACACTGGAGAAACATAAAGCCCATgtgggactgtggcaaagtgccccgcccctgtgtgcatttgtgtgttctgtgtatgtatgtatgcgtgcgtatgttaatgttggtgtatagattggtacacgggatataaactggtctgtgtttcacgtgtgtttaaagtgtataattatatttaggcacgaggatggcacatcacttcacgtgcagataaaatatgtataatgtgtggcacagggttgcacagaattaattcacgtgctgggattcaagtgaataattaattagtaattgaatcccagcacaatagtatatatagatgcacatttcattcagtcagggttaggtgttcagagaggggagaacgggagagagagaggagagttaaaatcagcgtaattataaatataataagtgtattctcaccgtgtttgttcgtctccgtttcacctgtgtgttagtgtctagtcgttttgtctgtctgtttattttggcgtcaagtgccgtgtcctgttttgtgtaccgtttaaaaccttttatttgttattaaacgctgagtgccaccattgcactcggctcatcacaacaaccgtctgtgtttgtgtattcctttctggtctgacgccacccactctggccgtctttgtgacagggacccATTCCACTCTACCTTTAACAATAAAGAATGAATCGCCCTCTCTACTCCGTGTACCTTGTTCTCCTCCAGAAACTTGAGTTTGATGGTGACGTCACTTCTCAGCCTCTCATACTTTTCCTTGTGTATCTGAAACTGCTGCTGTGCTGTGTCAATGCGGGAAAGGGTGACAGCATCGCGAGGACCCATGTTTAACTCCTCCAAGTCTGCTCGGTAGGCATCAAATTCCAGCCTGGGTGAGGAGACAGGAACTGTATCACTGTTTAGATATCAGATTTATAGGTGTATTCAAGGCTGATACATTCAAGTCCAGGTCATGACAAAAGTCCAGGTCaacttttgaaaaacaatttgagcCCAAGTCAGAAGTTGATCTGATAACTTAAGATTTTAATATGTGTACATCTCTGAATATTTAATGAGCTAACACATTCCAGAAGAACAGAGAAAAACAAGTCTGATTTTGCCTGTGGTGGTTACCTTGCATTCTCATAGAGTTTGACAGTCATCAGCGTGTCCTCCATGGTTTTGTTGGCCAGTGTGTTTATGCTGGCAACAAAGAAATTGATGGCCCCCAGAAGAGTTTCCCCATTCTTACACAGCAGTTTCTGTGTCTCAGCATTGTATCCAAACTCGTCCTGCACATCAGAAAGACATTTGATCTGGAAACACTTGattgtaaaattgtaaacctcAGGTTATTTATAGTTGAATCTCTCTGTGCAGCAATATGTTAACTCATAGtttgctatatttatttacttatttttaaacagaaattgGTTAAAAATATGTTAAGAAGAAAAATGTTCAACATTTATCATGCCTGAGCATGCATTCTTCTGATTTGAGTGCAGAACTTCACACATGAGTTATATTTATACCTGGAGGTCTTCAGTCAATACtattgcttatttatttgtttactttaaaTATTCTTATTGTCACTATATTTTATGATGTGTTTATAGTCTTACATCACATTGATCTTCTACAATATAATGATTCTCAATCTAAACAGATTTTAATTCCAGCACTGCCACTGGAAGTTGATTAGGTCCTACAGGACTGTCCTTAAAAggatgaaatgtatttatacacaAATATACACTATATTCACAATCTTTGGAAGTGGTTTGAGAACATAACTAAAAACAGGatctacagctatagccaaaaggtttgcatcaccccaGTCTTTGTATGTGTGACAAAAGTTGAAGCAatctctgatttatttttttttgctcagaAGGTGCTTCTTAGCAGGCCTCAGACATCTTCTTACGGTCCGTACAGATGCCTTTACTCCAACTTCTTTCCATTGCCACAGTAAGTGGACACTACTGGCTGTCCAATCTCTCAAACTTGAACAACATAGGTGGCGATCCTGACGAGCAGTGCTGACTTGGGCGTACAGACCTGGGGGCAGCTTTACAGCTTCCAGTCTTCTTATATTGGATATATCTGGATGATCCTAGATACTGTGCTTTGGCTAGCATAACCTCCACTGGCTATCAGATGACTGCTAAAACCTTACTTATGAAGTGCAATGATGGCAGAGCATTTTTCTGAGGCTTGCTCTGAagataaaaaaaatctatgtaaaaATCATGCCTTTAAAGCTTAAATCCACTCGGTACCACTTCTAATTGTCAATTTGATTACTTCTAATTGAGTAACACATGTCAACATTTGTGATGTCTTTTCGGAAATCATGTGTTTTCaaattagatttcaaaatgtcacatttttcaatttgtcagttttcagttaagtatatggaaaactacaaagcggtatgcaattttatatgttaatgcaacattattcagcaggtttcattggactttatgaagcaatagacaattctagggtgatgcaaaacttttggccatatcggTAGGTATCCAAAGTTCAGGTGTATGTGATATGATATACTGACAGGGCTACCTGTAATTCAGGTGATTTCTGGCTCAGGTCAGCGAAGGTGTCCCCTAGCGCACGTTGCGTCTGCACCATGCTGTAGAAGTGGTTGGTGAGCGCCCTTGCCAGCCGCAGGATGTTCTCATATTTGCGCTTGGTGTCCCGCAGTACATCAATCTGAGCCTCTAATTCCAGGTCCACAGTGCGTAATCCACGGCCAAACCTCTCAGAAATCATCTGCTTTGTACACTAGACATCCAGAGAAAGAATGAGAGTCAGAATGATAGAAGGCTGGTGGTAAGAGTAAGAAGAGGGTGGAAATGACATGAAGCGACAGGGTGTATGACAGCAACAATCTGCATTTTCGTTGTGACAATTCGAAAAGTGTACtatttgtcatatgtactaagagaaaataggttaatgaagagagccacaatatactaatttaaatatctgttgtattctcttagtgagatctctagcattgcgagtcgtgcaatgtttttttaaataaataatgaaaggcagtttaatcccatcagattctatagtggggaccccaccttcacccccaaaataaaaaatgtgtttctatcaaaaagcttttcataaatcACACAGCAGCCCCTCGCTAACCACACATAtctgtccgacataaggaggtgtcaggtttttaaaaaatacaataaaatcatacACACATATGTTTATAGtgcttaatatattttaaatgtataaatcattgcgctgaaataataCTAATGTATTTTGGGAAGACTAGAcactacattatgtaaaaaaaaaaaaaaaatgttcatactgccttttaaaggtttgctaattgcAACATCCTTTcgaag from the Acipenser ruthenus chromosome 9, fAciRut3.2 maternal haplotype, whole genome shotgun sequence genome contains:
- the arfip2b gene encoding arfaptin-2b isoform X6, which translates into the protein MMTDGIMSKAATMEIPINSNGDTGTLPEDDSLEQATQIQWSLDEKDLQQVMVSGPNLNETSIVSGGYGGTGEGIIPTSSIKGSSMHQSHSSSAVTAEEASRGVAVEKLDIVKKWGINTYKCTKQMISERFGRGLRTVDLELEAQIDVLRDTKRKYENILRLARALTNHFYSMVQTQRALGDTFADLSQKSPELQDEFGYNAETQKLLCKNGETLLGAINFFVASINTLANKTMEDTLMTVKLYENARLEFDAYRADLEELNMGPRDAVTLSRIDTAQQQFQIHKEKYERLRSDVTIKLKFLEENKVKVMHKQLLLFHNAISAYFAGNQQQLEQTLKQFNIKLKPPGADKPSWLEEQ
- the arfip2b gene encoding arfaptin-2b isoform X7 codes for the protein MMTDGIMSKAATMEIPINSNGDTGTLPEDDSLEQDLQQVMVSGPNLNETSIVSGGYGGTGEGIIPTSSIKGSSMHQSHSSSAVTAEEASRGVAVEKLDIVKKWGINTYKCTKQMISERFGRGLRTVDLELEAQIDVLRDTKRKYENILRLARALTNHFYSMVQTQRALGDTFADLSQKSPELQDEFGYNAETQKLLCKNGETLLGAINFFVASINTLANKTMEDTLMTVKLYENARLEFDAYRADLEELNMGPRDAVTLSRIDTAQQQFQIHKEKYERLRSDVTIKLKFLEENKVKVMHKQLLLFHNAISAYFAGNQQQLEQTLKQFNIKLKPPGADKPSWLEEQ